From Arachis stenosperma cultivar V10309 chromosome 2, arast.V10309.gnm1.PFL2, whole genome shotgun sequence, one genomic window encodes:
- the LOC130962078 gene encoding uncharacterized protein LOC130962078 produces MVRVLKGLGESHSRAMAVVVAVVARGGGYGGGGGGSGDGACCSCGGIGHMATDYNHGRGGCGGRYDGGGNGGSCNNCGYSGLLQGTAQQALAEKFTAESFQPSLFFSRLWRDLNYGCS; encoded by the exons ATGGTGCGTGTACTCAAGGGCTTAGGCGAGAGCCATTCAAGAGCTATGGCAGTGGTGGTCGCGGTTGTTGCGCGTGGTGGTGGATacggaggaggaggaggaggcaGTGGCGATGGTGCTTGCTGCAGCTGCGGTGGGATAGGTCACATGGCCACAGATTACAACCACGGAAGAGGCGGATGCGGTGGTAGATACGACGGCGGAGGCAATGGTGGAAGCTGCAACAACTGTGGGTATTCTGGGCTTTTGCAAGGGACTGCCCAACAAGCTCTCGCTGAAAAAT TTACTGCGGAATCTTTTCAGCCATCACTATTCTTCTCGAGATTATGGAGAGATTTGAACTATGGATGTAGCTGA
- the LOC130961778 gene encoding protein EMBRYO DEFECTIVE 514-like, with protein MAEGTAPEPVDPSAAAVDMELEKDDNVADPNQKRPREDAQQEEAAKEEEVVAPKKQKVETEEKSVEEQRLEKIDEPKGSEEAVKLGPKSFQSSSDMFNYFYNFLHLWPHHLNINKYEHLVLLELLKKGHVESHKKIGVGISAFQVRNHPIYKSRCFFLIREDNTCEDFSFRKCVDHILPLPEEMQIKSDQNKALDGRGGGRRPHGKKGGRGRSGRGGKWRQ; from the exons ATGGCAGAAGGCACCGCACCGGAACCCGTCGATCCCAGCGCCGCAGCTGTCGACATGGAGCTCGAGAAGGACGACAATGTCGCCGACCCGAACCAGAAGCGACCCAGAGAGGATGCCCAACAAGAAGAAGCAGCGAAGGAGGAGGAGGTTGTCGCTCCGAAGAAGCAGAAGGTGGAGACTGAGGAGAAGTCCGTAGAGGAACAACGCTTGGAGAAGATTGACGAACCCAAAGGATCAGAAGAAGCCGTGAAGTTGGGGCCCAAGAGCTTCCAGTCTTCCTCTGACATGTTCAATTACTTCTACAACTTCCTTCATCTTTGGCCTCACCATCTCAACATCAACAAG TATGAACATCTTGTGTTGTTGGAGTTGCTTAAGAAAGGGCATGTTGAGTCCCACAAGAAGATTGGTGTAGGGATCTCTGCCTTCCAAGTCCGCAATCATCCGATCTACAAGAGCAGGTGCTTCTTCCTCATCAGGGAGGACAACACTTGTGAAGATTTCAGCTTCCGGAAGTGTGTTGATCATATTCTTCCATTGCCAGAAGAGATGCAAATAAAATCTGATCAGAACAAGGCATTAGACGGCAGGGGTGGAGGAAGGCGTCCTCATGGGAAAAAAGGTGGCAGAGGGAGGAGTGGAAGAGGAGGAAAGTGGAGACAGTAG
- the LOC130960160 gene encoding LOW QUALITY PROTEIN: uncharacterized protein LOC130960160 (The sequence of the model RefSeq protein was modified relative to this genomic sequence to represent the inferred CDS: deleted 1 base in 1 codon): MVPLNAFILNLIGVPVLQIKPPKLKPNRNNNRIEIFWDLNNKPPNPIPPYEVANKFRTFASSFGVVRHMVAYANSHAFTSVPHAVRKRRKEKELYNRLESKGVSKRNEPHVCRVCGRKFYTNEKLVNHFKQLHESEQMKRVNQIASARGNRRVKLVAKYSMKMEKYKKAARDILTPRVGYGLVDELKRTGFWVQSVLDKPQAADHALESHMVDMMDHKWVECIVLVSDAYDFTNVIREAKLRCLKTVVIGDNSDGVLKRIADTSFSWEEILMGKTRKEAVSVVENWKDHDILKRLEWKYNLEVDKRKYNPANVVIEESEDDNIEGVCDDVDDDYKDDGGSWWELDSNENVTNEQT; encoded by the exons ATGGTTCCTTTAAATGCTTTCATTCTAAACCTAATTGGGGTTCCGGTGCTTCAGATAAAACCCCCCAAATTGAAACCAAATAGGAATAACAATAGGATAGAAATTTTTTGGGACTTAAATAACAAGCCACCAAACCCAATTCCACCTTATGAAGTTGCCAATAAGTTTAGAACTTTTGCATCTTCATTTGGGGTTGTTAGGCATATGGTAGCTTATGCAAATAGCCACGCTTTCACCAGTGTCCCACACGCTGTCCGGAAGAGGAGGAAAGAGAAGGAGTTGTATAATCGATTGGAGAGCAAGGGCGTCAGCAAGAGAAATGAGCCTCATGTATGCAGGGTTTGTGGGAGAAAGTTTTACACTAATGAGAAGCTTGTTAACCACTTCAAGCAGCTACATGAGAGCGAGCAAATGAAAAGGGTGAACCAGATAGCATCGGCAAGGGGGAACCGAAGGGTGAAGTTGGTGGCAAAGTATTCGATGAAGATGGAGAAGTATAAGAAGGCTGCAAGGGATATTCTTACTCCAAGAGTGGGGTATGGTTTGGTGGATGAGCTGAAACGCACAGGATTTTGGGTTCAGTCCGTGTTGGATAAGCCACAAGCTGCGGATCATGCATTGGAAAGTCACATGGTGGATATGATGGATCATAAGTGGGTTGAATGCATAGTACTTGTGTCGGATGCTTATGATTTCACTAATGTAATAAGGGAAGCGAAGCTACGATGTCTAAAGACAGTTGTCATCGGGGATAATAGCGATGGTGTATTGAAGAGGATTGCTGATACCTCC TTTTCTTGGGAGGAAATTCTAATGGGAAAAACTAGAAAGGAGGCTGTATCGGTTGTTGAGAACTGGAAGGATcatgatattttgaaaaggtTAGAGTGGAAATACAACCTAGAGGTGGATAAAAGGAAATATAATCCGGCTAATGTGGTTATTGAAGAATCAGAAGATGATAATATTGAAGGTGTTTGTGATGATGTTGATGATGACTATAAGGATGATGGAGGTTCTTGGTGGGAGTTAGATTCTAATGAAAATGTCACAAATGAACAGACATGA
- the LOC130961832 gene encoding plant UBX domain-containing protein 9-like — translation MATPSQSAVAYFMRMTGAPEFVAIQRLEEYGGNVNEAINAHFLQLDSNVDNMPTQRQNLGGGGGSPQYIQSNMNANNQNRSWSRGVMPFLNAARRFRPSLLLDPNYRRELRDSYNGIGASSDNVPRTVPTSQNVTGNLYGTHDYHHNDYNLGQANTSKHVSDNDVEEALIQAAIEASKNDSRERSTWEQHGDVNGSLDDEIPRDHLRQEDDDLAHALSLSIKTAEEEEAVREFMVKEISKTQESNSSRSTMELGTSSNQNVPRDVAQPIIGHPSNHCSAAQLKGTEDVFISDKWGDISSDELNEALMLEAALFGETPTHSSQRVSPLPDLHHHPENNINPSTQRLSSPMSQLSSDTQLLRKEQDAAYLASLQADKQKELNSLKEAETHCLREEKSLKKILETKELEKQLDNKEVRLSKEPPVDDENAITIVVRMPDGSRSERRFLKSDKLQALFDFVDVHGAVKPGTYRVVKSYPRCAYSTKDGKLTFSEVGLSSKSEALFLEFI, via the exons ATGGCAACCCCATCCCAAAGCGCCGTCGCTTACTTCATGCGTATGACCGGTGCACCGGAGTTCGTCGCCATCCAAAGACTCGAG GAATATGGAGGCAACGTGAATGAAGCTATTAATGCTCATTTCCTGCAATTGGATAGTAATGTTGATAATATGCCCAC TCAGAGGCAAAAccttggtggtggtggtggttctCCGCAGTATATTCAGTCTAATATGAATGCCAATAATCAGAACCGTAGTTGGTCGCGTGGGGTAATGCCTTTCCTCAATGCTGCTAGAAGGTTTAGACCTTCACTACTACTTGATCCAAATTATAGGAGAGAACTCAGAGATTCATACAATGGGATTGGTGCAAGTAGTGATAATGTGCCGCGTACTGTTCCTACAAGTCAAAATGTAACCGGCAATTTGTATGGGACACATGATTATCACCATAATGACTATAATTTAGGACAGGCTAACACCTCTAAACATGTATCTGATAATGATGTCGAAGAAGCATTGATTCAGGCTGCAATTGAGGCCTCAAAGAACGATAGCAGAGAAAGGTCTACATGGGAACAACATGGCGATGTTAAT GGTTCATTGGATGATGAAATTCCTCGTGATCATCTTCGACAAGAAGATGATGATTTAGCTCATGCTCTTTCACTTTCCATAAAG ACTGCGGAGGAAGAAGAAGCTGTTCGGGAATTTATGGTTAAGGAAATAAGCAAGACACAGGAAAGCAACAGCAGCAGAAGCACAATGGAG CTTGGAACATCATCAAATCAAAATGTACCTAGAGATGTTGCACAGCCAATCATTGGTCATCCATCGAACCATTGTTCTGCTGCTCAACTTAAAGGAACTGAAGATGTCTTCATTTCAGACAAG TGGGGTGATATTTCTTCTGATGAGCTTAATGAAGCATTGATGCTTGAGGCTGCACTTTTTGGTGAGACACCCACTCACAGTTCTCAGAGAGTTTCACCTTTGCCTGATCTGCATCATCATCCAGAGAACAATATCAATCCCAGTACGCAGCGTTTATCCAGTCCAATGTCACAATTATCAAGTGACACTCAGTTGCTAAGAAAAGAACAG GATGCTGCTTATCTGGCATCACTACAAGCTGATAAGCAGAAGGAATTGAACTCTTTAAAAGAAGCTGAAACTCATTGCCTGAGGGAAGAAAAATCGTTGAAAAAGATTCTTGAAACAAAG GAATTGGAAAAACAGCTTGATAATAAAGAAGTTAGGCTTTCGAAGGAACCACCAGTAGATGATGAAAATGCAATTACTATAGTTGTTCGGATGCCAGATGGTAGTCGCAGTGAACGTCGCTTTCTCAAATCCGACAAGCTTCAG GCCCTTTTTGATTTCGTAGACGTTCATGGAGCAGTGAAGCCTGGAACCTATAGAGTT GTAAAGTCATACCCGCGATGCGCTTATAGCACCAAGGATGGCAAGTTAACTTTTAGTGAAGTTGGCCTTAGCAGCAAGAGTGAGGCATTGTTTCTGGAGTTTATTTAG
- the LOC130962526 gene encoding sugar carrier protein C-like, with protein sequence MAGGLIGKGTANGKQYPGKLTFRVFVTCMVAAFGGLIFGYDLGISGGVTSMDPFLKKFFPDVYAKEMNMKPSDNQYCRFDSQILTLFTSSLYLAALVASLCASSITRIFGRRLTMLSGGILFLAGAGFNAFAQKVWMLIVGRMLLGFGIGCANQSVPIYVSEVAPYKYRGALNMMFQLAITIGIFVANVLNYFFAKMKNGEGWRYSLGFAAVPAVMIIIGAIFLPDSPSSLIERGKDDKAKQELIKIRGTSDVDEEFKDLVEASQSSMAVKHPWATLLKRHYRPQLVMAIAIPFFQQLTGMNVITFYAPVLFRTIGFGSNASLMSSMITGGFNALATFVSIFTVDKVGRRKLFLEGGAQMFICQIVITAAIASKFGVDGNPGMLPIWYAFFVVGFICIYVMGFAWSWGPLGWLVPSEIFPLEVRSAAQSINVSVNMIFTFAIAQVFTSMLCHMKFGLFIFFACFVLVMSGFIYKFLPETKGVPIEEMSVVWQNHSYWKKFVKSASEEANAKVDNSC encoded by the coding sequence ATGGCCGGTGGACTCATTGGAAAGGGCACTGCCAATGGGAAGCAATATCCGGGAAAACTGACTTTCCGAGTTTTTGTAACGTGCATGGTTGCTGCATTTGGAGGACTAATTTTTGGATATGATCTTGGCATTTCGGGTGGAGTTACATCGATGGATCCTTTTCTGAAGAAATTTTTCCCAGACGTGTATGCAAAGGAGATGAACATGAAGCCATCTGACAATCAGTATTGCAGGTTTGACAGCCAGATTTTGACACTCTTTACATCCTCCCTGTATCTGGCTGCTCTCGTGGCATCACTCTGCGCGTCTTCCATCACTCGAATCTTTGGAAGGCGTCTTACCATGTTGTCCGGCGGTATTCTGTTTCTCGCCGGTGCCGGTTTCAATGCCTTTGCTCAGAAAGTCTGGATGCTCATTGTTGGTCGCATGTTGCTTGGCTTCGGAATCGGATGTGCCAATCAGTCTGTTCCAATCTATGTCTCGGAGGTTGCTCCTTACAAATACAGAGGAGCCCTTAACATGATGTTCCAATTGGCCATCACCATTGGAATCTTTGTCGCCAACGTCCTCAACTATTTCTTCGCCAAGATGAAGAACGGTGAAGGCTGGCGTTACAGCTTGGGTTTCGCGGCTGTCCCGGCCGTCATGATCATCATCGGCGCAATCTTTCTCCCCGACTCGCCGAGCTCCTTGATCGAGCGTGGAAAAGATGACAAAGCCAAGCAAGAGCTGATCAAGATTAGAGGAACCAGTGATGTGGACGAAGAGTTCAAGGACCTTGTTGAGGCGAGTCAATCGTCCATGGCAGTGAAACACCCATGGGCTACTCTGTTGAAGAGGCATTATAGGCCTCAGCTCGTGATGGCCATAGCCATTCCTTTCTTCCAGCAGCTCACCGGCATGAATGTGATTACTTTCTATGCTCCGGTTTTGTTCAGAACAATTGGTTTTGGCAGCAACGCTTCTCTTATGTCTTCCATGATCACCGGTGGCTTTAATGCGCTTGCTACCTTTGTTTCAATCTTCACCGTTGATAAAGTTGGAAGGCGCAAGCTCTTTCTCGAAGGCGGTGCTCAGATGTTTATCTGTCAGATTGTGATAACCGCCGCGATAGCAAGTAAATTTGGAGTGGATGGAAATCCAGGAATGTTGCCAATATGGTATGCGTTCTTTGTGGTGGGATttatatgcatctatgtgatgGGATTTGCATGGTCATGGGGTCCTCTTGGATGGTTGGTTCCCAGCGAGATATTTCCCCTTGAAGTCAGATCTGCAGCTCAAAGTATCAATGTGTCGGTTAATATGATTTTCACTTTTGCCATTGCTCAAGTATTCACCTCCATGCTCTGTCACATGAAATTTGGCCTCTTTATCTTCTTTGCTTGCTTTGTTTTGGTTATGAGCGGTTTTATCTATAAGTTTCTTCCAGAGACCAAAGGAGTTCCCATTGAAGAGATGTCTGTTGTGTGGCAAAATCATTCTTATTGGAAGAAATTTGTCAAATCTGCAAGTGAAGAAGCTAATGCCAAAGTGGATAACTCATGTTAA